The Methylophilus sp. TWE2 region AGACATGGACGCCGCCAAAGCCAATGGCATGGAAGCTGCCATGCTGGACCGCCTGGCCTTGAGCGAAAAATCCGTCGCCACCATGGCAGAAGGCCTGGAGCAAATTGCCAGCCTGCCAGACCCCATCGGCGAAATGAGCAACTTCAAATACCGCCCTTCCGGTATCCAGATCGGCCAGATGCGCGTGCCACTGGGCGTGATCGGCATTATTTACGAAGCCCGCCCTAACGTGACCGTGGACGCCGCTGGCCTGTGCATCAAATCCGGCAACGCCTGTATCCTGCGTGGTGGCTCCGAGGCCATCCACTGCAACCAGGCGCTGGCCAAACTCGTACATCAGGGTTTGCAACAAGCGGGCTTGCCACAAGCCGCCGTGCTCGTGGTGGAAACGACAGACCGCGCTGCCGTGGGTGAACTGATCACCATGAAGCAATACGTCGATGTGATCGTGCCACGCGGTGGCAAAGGCCTGATCGAGCGCATCAGCAACGACGCCCGTATTCCAGTCATCAAGCACCTGGACGGGAACTGCCATGTGTATGTGGATGACGAAGCCGACCTGGATAAAGCCGTGCGCATTCTTGAGAATGCCAAAACCCAGCGCCTGGGCACCTGCAACACGGCAGAATCCCTGCTGGTGGCCCGTAGCATTGCCAAAACCGCCCTGCCTAAACTGGCCGACATGCTACTCAGCAAAGGCGTGGAAATCCGCGGCTGTGACGAAACCCGCGCCATCGTGCCACAAGCCAAAGCGGCGACCGAGGAAGACTATTACACCGAATACCTGGATTCGATTATCTCGTGCAAGGTGGTCAGTGGCCTGGATGAAGCGATTGAGCACATCAACAAGTATTCCAGCCAGCACACTGAAGCCATTGTGACTGAAAACTACACCAAGGCACGCCAGTTCCTGCGCGAAGTGGATTCCAGCAGCGTCATGGTCAACGCCTCTACCCGCTTTGCTGACGGCTTTGAATATGGCTTTGGTGCAGAAATCGGTATTTCTACTGACAAGTTGCATGCACGCGGTCCGGTAGGCCTGGAAGGACTGACGTCACTCAAATATGTCGTTCTAGGTGACGGCCACGTTCGAGCATAAATTGCATGAATTGGGCACATCACGTGGTTTCGCGGTGCTCGAAATCCTCATGTACTACAATGTACACTGCGGTTCCTGCGCTCCGTGCGTGCCCGCTCTCAATACAAAGCACTGACACTCAATTGATGCAATTTAATGATTGCCGCGATGCGCTCAAAGAATGACTGAAATATGGAAGTGATCGGGATTTTTGGCGGCACCTTCAACCCCATCCACAAAGGGCATTTGGTGCTGGCCGAGACGGTGCTCGATACCCTGCACTGCACGCAAATCCGTGTGATTCCAGCCGCCGTGCCGCCACATAAAGAAACGCCTGCCGTCACCGCGCAACACCGGGCAGAAATGGTGAAGCTGGCGATACAAGACCAGCCAAAACTTGTGCTCGATACCTGCGAGCTGGACCGCCAGGGTCCTTCGTATACCATAGAAACCTTACACCTGTTGCGTACCCGTTTTCCTGACCAGGCCTTATGCCTGATCATGGGCCAGGACAGTTACGCCAAACTACCCACCTGGCACCGCTGGCTGGAGTTACTGAACTACTGCCACCTGCTCGTTGTACACCGGGCCGATAAGGAAAAAACCTTAACCTTGCATCCACAGCACGAAGGAAAACTGGTTGATATCGCCACAGCCCCACAAGCATTTGCTGCGCAAGCAAATGGGCTAATCAGCTTTTTAACCCAGGCACCGCCAGATATTTCCTCAACACGCATCCGCGAGCAACTGAGCCAAAACGGCGAAATGACG contains the following coding sequences:
- the nadD gene encoding nicotinate-nucleotide adenylyltransferase; protein product: MEVIGIFGGTFNPIHKGHLVLAETVLDTLHCTQIRVIPAAVPPHKETPAVTAQHRAEMVKLAIQDQPKLVLDTCELDRQGPSYTIETLHLLRTRFPDQALCLIMGQDSYAKLPTWHRWLELLNYCHLLVVHRADKEKTLTLHPQHEGKLVDIATAPQAFAAQANGLISFLTQAPPDISSTRIREQLSQNGEMTITDIPPRVWQYIKENRLYQKT
- a CDS encoding glutamate-5-semialdehyde dehydrogenase, with translation MDIQNYMKQLGEQARAASRLMAKADTNTKNQALRNIAALIRQHEKALLAANQQDMDAAKANGMEAAMLDRLALSEKSVATMAEGLEQIASLPDPIGEMSNFKYRPSGIQIGQMRVPLGVIGIIYEARPNVTVDAAGLCIKSGNACILRGGSEAIHCNQALAKLVHQGLQQAGLPQAAVLVVETTDRAAVGELITMKQYVDVIVPRGGKGLIERISNDARIPVIKHLDGNCHVYVDDEADLDKAVRILENAKTQRLGTCNTAESLLVARSIAKTALPKLADMLLSKGVEIRGCDETRAIVPQAKAATEEDYYTEYLDSIISCKVVSGLDEAIEHINKYSSQHTEAIVTENYTKARQFLREVDSSSVMVNASTRFADGFEYGFGAEIGISTDKLHARGPVGLEGLTSLKYVVLGDGHVRA